A DNA window from Fragaria vesca subsp. vesca linkage group LG3, FraVesHawaii_1.0, whole genome shotgun sequence contains the following coding sequences:
- the LOC101291408 gene encoding WRKY transcription factor 1-like: MVSPQKDVTDEVASDNTPKKENDVKDEVASDNTPKKESDVKDEVASDNTPKKENIDTAIHGSPHQTPTNGVCPLKLDDKGSAFSKIPNTALQAPDGGITALQSNQEGSVSSLTSEKALLTPETGSVVLQHGHEGTTSSRVREKPLEDGYNWRKYGQKLVRGNIYVRSYYRCTHPKCPVKRQVERSQNGQITDTVYFGQHDHPKPQLNVPIAVGFAVSVGEEKAEQRLLTSVEDKPLEAHGNSPNKTEPVDLLQLSNIAENEAVQGVLSLSNRTRDGDPDPKRQKKEKHYGNSTPVDKPTGELRVVQTMSEVDIVNDGYRWRKYGQKLVKGNPNPRSYYRCSNPGCPVKKHVERAINDSKVVIATYEGQHDHDVPPSRTVTFNGTASNVLPAVHIGDSGTKIEGHAISHVASTSPKHESKPIEQPDSESRTKSRRIDAAASEMVDDTDMGPERKLNEQLIGKACVQEEGDPPETIVCRAIKLQNGESGSIPSKQEIRKPKTEPVHG, translated from the exons TGATAATACACCGAAGAAGGAGAATATTGATACTGCAATCCATGGGTCGCCACATCAAACCCCTACTAATGGGGTCTGTCCATTGAAATTAGATGATAAAGGAAGCGCTTTTTCTAAAATACCTAATACAGCATTGCAGGCGCCTGATGGTGGTATTACTGCATTGCAATCCAATCAAGAAGGCAGTGTTTCCTCATTAACATCTGAGAAAGCATTGCTGACACCTGAGACTGGTTCCGTTGTCTTGCAACATGGTCATGAAGGAACCACTTCATCTAGAGTGCGTGAGAAACCATTAGAGGATGGTTATAACTGGAGAAAGTATGGGCAGAAACTTGTTAGGGGAAATATATATGTCCGAAGTTACTACAGATGTACCCATCCTAAATGTCCTGTGAAGAGGCAAGTAGAACGCTCCCAAAATGGGCAGATAACAGATACAGTTTACTTTGGTCAGCATGATCATCCTAAACCTCAACTTAATGTCCCTATAGCTGTTGGCTTTGCTGTGTCCGTTGGTGAAGAGAAAGCAGAACAGCGCTTGTTAACCAGTGTTGAAG ATAAACCATTGGAGGCACATGGCAACTCACCCAACAAAACTGAGCCAGTTGATCTCCTTCAGCTTTCAAATATTGCAGAGAATGAAGCTGTGCAGGGTGTGCTCTCTTTATCTAATAGAACGAGAGATGGTGATCCAGACCCAAAAAGACA GAAGAAGGAAAAACATTATGGAAACTCCACTCCGGTGGATAAGCCAACTGGTGAACTGCGTGTTGTTCAGACTATGAGTGAGGTTGATATTGTCAATGATGGGTACAGATGGCGCAAATATGGGCAAAAATTAGTAAAAGGCAATCCAAATCCCAG GAGTTACTATAGATGCTCAAATCCTGGATGTCCTGTAAAGAAACATGTAGAGAGGGCGATTAATGATTCAAAAGTGGTTATAGCCACGTATGAGGGGCAACATGACCATGATGTTCCCCCCTCAAGGACTGTCACTTTTAATGGTACGGCATCAAATGTGTTGCCAGCAGTCCACATTGGTGACTCTGGAACCAAAATAGAAGGGCATGCTATCAGCCATGTTGCATCTACTAGCCCAAAACATGAAAGTAAACCAATCGAACAACCTGATTCTGAGTCAAGAACTAAATCACGAAGGATTGATGCTGCTGCCTCTGAAATGGTCGATGATACTGATATGGGACCTGAAAGAAAGTTAAATGAGCAATTGATTGGTAAAGCATGTGTCCAAGAAGAAGGTGATCCCCCTGAAACTATTGTTTGTAGGGCAATTAAACTGCAGAATGGCGAGTCAGGAAGTATTCCATCAAAGCAAGAAATTCGAAAGCCAAAAACAGAACCTGTTCATGGTTAA
- the LOC101291701 gene encoding scarecrow-like transcription factor PAT1-like codes for MQASKQHRSSGMSKRLHYQPKQEVEAYCLPPFRILDHQPAYNESSQSTHSTAQSFHERYCTLESSSTNGSYNTLYTSSSTVSFSPSGSPMSQHEQDSHYQHHSPDHMYGSPISGSCITDDATDFKYKLKELETAMLGDSNIFDNYCSSLQNGARNTRPEVDSWGQIMDSISKKDLNQVLIFCAKAVADNDLLMAQWMMDELRQMVSVSGEPIQRLGAYMLEGLVARRASSGSSICKALRCKEPASSELLSYMHILYEVCPYFKFGYMSANGAIAEAMKDEDKVHIIDFQIGQGSQWLTLIQAFAARPGGPPHIRITGIDDSTSAYARGGGLNIVGKRLSKLAEMFKVPFEFHAAAISGCDVQLENLGVRPGEALAMNFAFMLHHMPDESVSTQNHRDRLLRLVKSLSPKVVTLVEQESNTNTAAFFPRFVETLNYYTAMFESIDVTLPRDHKERINVEQHCLAKEVVNIIACEGIERVERHELLGKWRSRFAMAGFTPYPLSSLVNATIKTLLKNYSDKYRLQERDGALYLGWKNRDLVASCAWKCKPGTN; via the coding sequence ATGCAAGCATCAAAGCAGCACAGAAGTTCAGGTATGTCGAAACGGTTGCACTATCAACCGAAGCAAGAAGTAGAAGCCTATTGCTTGCCTCCATTCCGGATCTTGGACCACCAACCAGCATACAATGAGAGCAGCCAAAGTACCCACTCCACGGCTCAGAGTTTCCATGAGAGGTACTGCACATTGGAGTCATCCTCAACAAATGGCAGCTACAACACTCTTTATACCTCCTCATCAACTGTCAGTTTCTCACCCAGCGGAAGCCCGATGTCACAGCATGAGCAAGATTCTCATTACCAGCACCATTCTCCTGATCATATGTACGGCTCTCCAATAAGTGGCTCCTGCATTACTGATGATGCAACCGACTTCAAGTACAAGCTAAAAGAACTAGAAACTGCAATGCTTGGCGATTCCAATATCTTTGACAACTATTGCAGTTCCCTTCAGAATGGGGCAAGAAATACCAGGCCAGAAGTGGACAGCTGGGGACAGATTATGGACTCAATATCTAAGAAGGATTTAAATCAAGTCCTGATCTTCTGTGCAAAAGCAGTAGCGGATAATGATCTGTTGATGGCACAATGGATGATGGATGAATTACGCCAGATGGTTTCGGTTTCTGGGGAACCAATTCAAAGGTTGGGAGCATACATGTTGGAAGGACTAGTTGCGCGTCGAGCATCCTCAGGGAGCAGCATCTGTAAAGCATTGAGATGCAAAGAACCAGCAAGTTCTGAACTCCTGTCTTACATGCATATTCTTTACGAGGTCTGTCCCTACTTCAAGTTTGGGTATATGTCTGCAAATGGAGCCATTGCGGAAGCCATGAAGGATGAAGATAAAGTCCACATCATTGATTTTCAAATTGGTCAGGGGAGTCAGTGGTTGACTTTAATCCAGGCTTTTGCAGCAAGACCTGGAGGACCACCCCATATTCGAATAACCGGGATTGATGATTCGACGTCAGCTTATGCACGAGGTGGAGGACTCAATATTGTGGGAAAGAGGCTATCTAAGCTTGCAGAGATGTTTAAGGTGCCATTTGAGTTCCATGCTGCTGCTATCTCTGGTTGTGATGTTCAGCTGGAGAATCTTGGGGTTAGACCAGGGGAGGCTTTGGCTATGAACTTTGCATTCATGCTGCATCACATGCCAGATGAGAGCGTCAGCACTCAGAATCACCGTGATCGGCTACTGAGGTTGGTTAAGAGCTTGTCTCCAAAAGTTGTGACCCTGGTTGAGCAAGAATCAAACACAAACACTGCTGCATTTTTTCCGAGGTTTGTAGAAACACTAAATTACTACACGGCTATGTTTGAGTCAATAGATGTAACTCTTCCGAGGGATCACAAGGAGAGGATCAATGTTGAGCAACATTGCTTGGCCAAGGAAGTTGTGAACATAATAGCATGCGAGGGAATTGAGAGGGTGGAAAGACATGAGCTTCTCGGGAAGTGGAGGTCGCGGTTTGCAATGGCAGGATTTACTCCATACCCTTTAAGTTCCTTGGTAAATGCAACCATCAAGACACTGCTCAAGAACTACTCAGACAAGTATAGGCTTCAAGAGAGAGATGGTGCGCTCTATCTCGGCTGGAAGAACAGAGATTTGGTTGCTTCTTGTGCATGGAAGTGCAAACCTGGCACCAATTAG
- the LOC101291995 gene encoding glucan endo-1,3-beta-glucosidase 1-like has protein sequence MSTILIRITLALLLLSLVSLKSVDADYEQWCIADEQTPDGELQAAIDWACGAGGADCSKIQMNQPCFSPNTLKDHASYAFNNYYQKFKHKGASCYFKGAAMITELDPSHGPCKYEYFP, from the exons ATGTCTACCATTCTGATAAGGATAACGCTTGCTCTGCTCCTTCTCTCACTAGTTTCACTCAAATCAG TGGATGCGGATTATGAGCAATGGTGTATTGCTGATGAACAAACCCCGGACGGTGAGCTGCAGGCAGCAATAGATTGGGCTTGTGGTGCAGGAGGTGCAGATTGTAGCAAGATCCAGATGAACCAACCTTGCTTTTCCCCAAACACTCTGAAAGACCATGCTTCCTATGCCTTCAACAACTACTACCAGAAGTTCAAACATAAAGGTGCATCTTGCTACTTCAAGGGAGCTGCCATGATTACAGAACTTGATCCCA GTCATGGCCCTTGCAAGTATGAATATTTTCCTTGA
- the LOC101292285 gene encoding histidine kinase 2-like has translation MYLNCRVSGFNGRLPANFKLNKAMEPLDGPNCVIYSRRKLLLLGILGSIAVVWFLLGFHEGILDIKEKTPEMCGKKAPILQQHFNVSKNQLLALASLFSESDQIESLECTKETGPGMLLTDGISCALKAVCSDETEFQEHHKWVGEYVEAEDQCPVQELNIPRMLDLSLLQENSLAKVPQSTVSTNRICQKEALGSGAKVECAKEDSHIYCCLMKGCSWVFVGMILCYQLSGFSLKLWRNQKQKLVHECSCQKKMVQEQSVGSRKQPEKQQQQTQSPRKVACTWRKKLLIVFVFIGVITSISLFFHLNERDFLWREETLANMCDERARMLQDQFNVSLNHVHALAILVSTFHHGKHPSAIDQKTFGEYTERTAFERPLTSGVAYALKVTHAEREQFEREHGWTIKKMETDDQTLVQDFLPESLDPAPIQDEYAPVIFSQETVSHIVSIDMMSGKDDRENILRARSTGKGVLTSPFKLLKSNHLGVVLTFAVYNIDLPPDATSEERIQATVGYLGASYDVPSLVEKLLHQLASKQTIVVNVYDTTNASYLINMYGTDVVDTGLLHISGLDFGDPQRKHEMHCRFKHKPPFPWTAVSASVGVLVITLLVGHIFHAAISRIAKVEADFCEMMELKVRAEAADVAKSQFLATVSHEIRTPMNGVLGMLQMLMDTNLDANQQDYAETAHASGRDLISLINEVLDQAKIESGRLELETLPFDLRSVLDNVLSLFSGKTNEKGIELAVYVSNLVPEVVIGDPGRLRQIITNLVGNCIKFTHDKGHIFVSVHLADEVRGPPDLMDEVLRQGLNLVGDHSNKTYNTLSGFPVVDRWKSWERFKTLSSTTVEEPDMIKLLVTVEDTGVGIPLDAQSRIFTPFMQADSSTSRTYGGTGIGLSISKRLVDLMCGEIGFVSEPGIGSTFSFTGSFERGNTSSLDTKWPQYEPAVSEFQGLRALVIDKRITRTEVTRYHMQRLGITADIASNLESACSYLSSTSKTSLSTCLAMVLIDKDVWDKETGLTFHQSVKEHRQNCSVGSPLNFPKIFLLATSISATERNELKSSGLVDNVLMKPLRLSVLIACFQEALVSGKKRLVNIKKPTLGKLLQGRKILVVDDNAVNRRVAEGALKKYGAIVTCVDSGKTALDMLKPPHNFDACFMDLQMPEMDGFEATRRIRCMENEVNEKIASGEAPIEMFGNVEYWHTPILAMTADVIQASNEECKKCGMDDYVSKPFEEEQLYTAVAKFFESG, from the exons ATGTATCTGAATTGCAGGGTGTCTGGGTTTAATGGCAGATTACCTGCTAATTTCAAGTTAAACAAGGCAATGGAGCCCTTGGATGGGCCTAATTGTGTCATATATTCAAGAAGAAAGCTTCTACTTCTTGGGATTTTAGGTTCTATTGCAGTTGTTTGGTTCTTATTGGGTTTCCATGAGGGAATTCTGGATATTAAAGAGAAGACTCCAGAGATGTGTGGAAAGAAAGCTCCAATCTTGCAGCAGCATTTCAATGTCAGCAAGAACCAGCTTCTGGCTTTAGCTTCCTTGTTCTCTGAATCAGATCAG ATAGAATCCCTTGAATGTACCAAAGAAACAGGACCTGGGATGCTTTTAACTGATGGCATTTCCTGTGCTCTGAAGGCAGTGTGTTCAGATGAGACAGAATTTCAAGAGCATCATAAATGGGTGGGAGAATATGTTGAAGCCGAGGACCAATGCCCGGTTCAAGAACTAAACATCCCCAGGATGCTTGACCTATCATTGCTACAAGAAAATTCATTGGCAAAAGTTCCGCAGTCTACAGTATCCACTAATAGGATTTGTCAAAAG GAAGCATTGGGATCAGGCGCAAAGGTAGAGTGCGCAAAAGAGGATTCTCATATATATTGTTGTTTGATGAAGGGATGTTCATGGGTTTTTGTTGGGATGATTTTGTGCTACCAATTATCTGGTTTTTCTTTAAAATTATGGAGGAACCAGAAACAGAAGCTGGTTCATGAGTGCTCCTGCCAAAAGAAAATGGTTCAAGAACAGTCAGTCGGTAGTAGGAAGCAGCCAGAGAAACAGCAACAACAAACTCAAAGTCCTCGAAAGGTTGCATGCACGTGGAGGAAGAAGCTCCTAATCGTATTTGTCTTCATTGGAGTTATTACGTCAATTTCGTTATTTTTCCACTTGAATGAAAGAGATTTTTTGTGGAGAGAAGAAACACTTGCCAACATGTGTGATGAACGAGCCCGAATGTTGCAAGATCAGTTCAATGTGAGCCTGAATCATGTTCATGCTTTAGCTATTCTTGTCTCCACATTTCACCATGGGAAGCATCCGTCTGCCATTGATCAG AAAACATTCGGTGAATACACAGAAAGAACAGCTTTTGAGAGACCACTTACTAGTGGTGTTGCTTATGCTTTAAAAGTTACTCATGCTGAGAGGGAACAATTTGAGAGGGAACATGGATGGACAATAAAGAAAATGGAAACTGATGACCAGACTCTTGTCCAAGATTTTCTTCCAGAAAGCTTGGATCCTGCCCCTATTCAAGATGAATATGCACCAGTGATATTTTCTCAAGAAACGGTCTCCCATATTGTCTCAATTGACATGATGTCAGGAAAG GATGACCGTGAGAACATCTTGCGAGCAAGGTCAACAGGAAAGGGAGTACTGACTTCCCCTTTTAAGCTATTGAAATCCAATCACTTGGGTGTTGTTCTCACATTTGCTGTGTATAATATCGACTTGCCTCCAGATGCCACATCAGAAGAACGAATTCAAGCGACTGTGGG GTATCTAGGTGCATCTTACGATGTTCCATCTCTTGTGGAGAAGCTCCTGCACCAACTTGCGAGCAAGCAAACAATCGTTGTTAATGTTTATGATACAACTAACGCATCTTATCTGATCAACATGTATGGAACTGATGTTGTTGATACTGGGCTGTTGCACATTAGCGGCCTTGATTTTGGTGATCCACAACGCAAACATGAAATGCACTGCAG GTTTAAGCATAAACCTCCTTTTCCATGGACGGCAGTAAGTGCATCAGTTGGAGTCCTAGTAATTACCTTGCTAGTTGGTCATATATTTCATGCGGCCATAAGCCGAATAGCAAAGGTAGAGGCAGACTTTTGTGAGATGATGGAACTCAAAGTTCGCGCAGAAGCTGCAGATGTGGCCAAATCTCAG TTCCTTGCAACTGTTTCCCATGAAATCCGGACACCAATGAATGGTGTTTTAG GTATGCTGCAAATGCTGATGGACACAAATCTTGATGCAAATCAACAAGATTATGCTGAGACTGCTCATGCTAGTGGAAGAGATCTTATCTCACTTATAAATGAGGTTCTTGATCAAGCCAAGATAGAATCAGGACGGCTGGAACTTGAAACTTTACCTTTTGATCTACGATCGGTGCTTGATAATGTGCTATCACTTTTCTCAGGAAAAACGAATGAAAAAGGGATTGAG TTGGCTGTTTATGTCTCCAATTTGGTTCCGGAAGTTGTCATTGGAGATCCAGGACGCCTTCGGCAGATAATTACGAACTTGGTTGGGAATTGTATCAAG TTCACCCATGACAAAGGACATATATTTGTCTCGGTGCATCTGGCAGATGAAGTGAGGGGTCCACCTGATCTTATGGATGAAGTTCTAAGACAAGGCTTGAATTTAGTTGGAGACCACTCGAACAAAACTTATAATACATTGAGTGGCTTTCCTGTGGTTGATAGATGGAAAAGCTGGGAGCGTTTCAAAACTTTAAGCAGCACGACAGTGGAGGAACCTGATATGATAAAATTACTTGTTACAGTTGAGGATACTGGTGTAGGTATTCCATTAGATGCACAAAGTCGCATCTTCACACCTTTTATGCAGGCTGATAGTTCCACTTCTAGAACTTATGGTGGTACTGGAATTGGATTGAGCATTAGTAAACGTCTGGTAGATCTCATGTGTGGGGAGATAGGGTTTGTGAGTGAACCTGGCATTGGAAGTACCTTTTCATTTACCGGGTCATTTGAGAGAGGAAATACAAGTTCTCTAGATACGAAGTGGCCCCAGTATGAACCAGCTGTGTCAGAATTTCAAGGCCTGAGAGCACTGGTAATAGATAAGAGAATCACCCGAACTGAAGTCACAAGATATCATATGCAGAGATTGGGGATAACTGCAGATATTGCTTCCAATCTAGAATCAGCATGCTCTTATCTATCTAGTACGAGCAAGACAAG CCTATCCACATGTTTGGCCATGGTTCTTATCGACAAAGATGTTTGGGATAAAGAAACTGGTCTTACATTCCATCAGTCAGTTAAAGAGCATAGGCAAAATTGCAGCGTGGGGTCTCCCTTGAACTTTCCGAAGATATTTCTCCTGGCTACCTCCATTAGTGCTACTGAACGTAATGAACTAAAATCTTCTGGTCTTGTAGATAATGTATTGATGAAGCCTCTTCGGTTAAGTGTCTTAATTGCTTGCTTCCAAGAGGCCCTTGTAAGCGGTAAAAAGAGGCTTGTGAACATAAAAAAACCAACTCTTGGAAAGTTACTACAAGGCAGGAAGATTTTGGTAGTGGATGATAATGCAGTCAACAGAAGAGTGGCAGAAGGTGCTTTAAAGAAATATGGAGCAATTGTCACCTGTGTCGATAGTGGGAAGACTGCTTTAGACATGCTTAAGCCACCTCACAACTTTGACGCTTGCTTTATGGACCTCCAAATGCCAGAAATGGACGG ATTCGAAGCAACTCGTCGAATCCGATGTATGGAGAATGAGGTAAATGAGAAAATTGCATCTGGGGAAGCACCAATCGAGATGTTTGGCAATGTGGAATATTGGCACACACCAATATTAGCCATGACAGCTGATGTGATTCAGGCTTCAAATGAAGAGTGCAAGAAGTGTGGGATGGATGACTACGTGTCAAAGCCATTTGAAGAAGAACAATTATATACAGCAGTAGCAAAATTCTTTGAGTCTGGTTAA